The following proteins are encoded in a genomic region of Arthrobacter jiangjiafuii:
- the sucC gene encoding ADP-forming succinate--CoA ligase subunit beta, whose product MDLFEYQARDLFEAHGVPVLAGIVAHTPEEAKAAAEKIGGVVVVKAQVKVGGRGKAGGVKVAKTADEAFSYASDILGMDIKGHTVNTVMIAQGADIAEEFYFSVLLDRANRNYLAMCSVEGGMEIEVLAVERPDALARVAVDPAVGIDQAKAEEIVDAAGFAPELREGVVNAILKLWDVFVKEDATLVEVNPLVKTGAGDIVALDGKVSLDENADFRQPGHAALEDKDAADPLEAKAKANDLNYVKLDGQVGIIGNGAGLVMSTLDVVAYAGEKHGNVKPANFLDIGGGASASVMAAGLDVILNDEQVKSVFVNVFGGITACDAVANGIVKALEILGDEANKPLVVRLDGNNVEEGRRILAEANHPLVTLATTMDEGADKAAELAYAAR is encoded by the coding sequence GTGGACCTGTTTGAATATCAGGCGCGCGATCTGTTTGAGGCGCACGGTGTACCCGTGCTTGCCGGAATCGTGGCGCACACTCCCGAAGAAGCAAAAGCTGCAGCCGAGAAGATTGGCGGCGTTGTAGTCGTCAAGGCACAGGTCAAGGTTGGTGGCCGAGGCAAGGCCGGCGGCGTTAAGGTCGCCAAGACTGCTGACGAGGCGTTCTCGTACGCCTCCGACATTCTCGGCATGGACATCAAGGGCCATACCGTCAACACCGTGATGATCGCACAGGGTGCCGACATCGCCGAGGAGTTCTACTTCTCCGTACTGCTGGACCGCGCCAACCGCAACTACCTGGCCATGTGCTCGGTGGAAGGCGGCATGGAAATCGAGGTTCTCGCCGTAGAGCGCCCCGACGCCCTGGCCCGCGTAGCCGTTGACCCGGCCGTCGGCATCGACCAGGCCAAGGCCGAAGAGATCGTTGACGCGGCAGGTTTCGCTCCGGAACTGCGCGAAGGCGTTGTCAACGCGATCCTCAAGCTCTGGGACGTCTTCGTGAAGGAAGACGCCACCCTGGTGGAGGTCAACCCGCTGGTCAAGACCGGAGCCGGCGACATCGTTGCCCTCGACGGCAAGGTCTCCCTGGACGAAAACGCAGACTTCCGCCAGCCCGGCCACGCCGCGCTGGAAGACAAGGACGCTGCTGACCCGCTCGAGGCCAAGGCCAAGGCCAACGACCTCAACTACGTCAAGCTTGACGGCCAGGTCGGCATCATCGGCAACGGCGCCGGGCTGGTCATGTCCACGCTCGACGTCGTCGCCTACGCCGGCGAAAAGCACGGCAACGTCAAGCCTGCCAACTTCCTGGACATCGGCGGCGGAGCCTCGGCATCCGTCATGGCCGCGGGCCTGGACGTCATCCTCAACGATGAGCAGGTCAAGTCCGTGTTCGTGAACGTCTTCGGCGGCATCACCGCCTGTGACGCCGTGGCCAACGGCATCGTCAAGGCCCTGGAAATCCTGGGCGACGAAGCCAACAAGCCGCTGGTTGTCCGCCTGGACGGCAACAACGTCGAAGAAGGCCGCCGCATCCTCGCCGAGGCCAACCACCCGCTGGTCACCCTGGCCACCACCATGGACGAAGGCGCCGACAAGGCTGCCGAGCTCGCTTACGCCGCTCGCTGA
- a CDS encoding MarR family winged helix-turn-helix transcriptional regulator: MEEKDLKRDIVNAIRGMALDGQRVADAFAHRHGLNATDMRALTLIMEAETRHEALTAGRLSAMLGTSTGATTAVIDRLERIGHIHRNRDHADRRKVTLHFEPLAMKLAGAYFGPLGALTDTVMSRYSTEELQTVHRFMEDMRGAYSAHQAALESPAPAAPDAPAGQHAP, from the coding sequence GTGGAAGAGAAGGATCTCAAGCGGGACATCGTGAACGCCATCCGCGGCATGGCCCTGGACGGGCAGCGCGTGGCGGATGCTTTCGCGCACCGGCACGGGCTCAACGCCACCGATATGCGTGCCCTGACCCTGATCATGGAAGCCGAAACCCGTCACGAGGCGCTTACCGCCGGCCGGCTCAGCGCCATGCTCGGCACCTCGACGGGCGCGACGACGGCGGTCATTGACCGGCTGGAGCGGATCGGACACATCCACCGCAACCGGGACCACGCCGACCGCCGGAAGGTGACCCTGCACTTTGAACCGCTGGCCATGAAGCTGGCCGGAGCCTACTTCGGGCCGCTCGGGGCGCTGACGGATACGGTGATGAGCCGGTACTCCACCGAAGAGCTGCAGACCGTCCACCGGTTCATGGAAGACATGCGCGGGGCCTACTCCGCCCATCAGGCTGCACTGGAATCCCCGGCCCCGGCCGCTCCGGATGCACCGGCCGGGCAACACGCACCGTAA
- the sucD gene encoding succinate--CoA ligase subunit alpha — MSIFLNKDSKVIVQGITGGEGTKHTALMLKAGTQVVGGVNARKAGTTVVHGDVELPVFGTVTEAMDKTDADVSIVFVPPAFTKDAVMEAIDAGIGLVVVITEGVPVQDSAEFWAHAQSKVDADGNQVTRIIGPNCPGIITPGEALVGITPNNITTKGPIGLVSKSGTLTYQMMYELRDLGFSTAIGIGGDPVIGTTHIDALAAFEADPETKAIVMIGEIGGDAEERAAEFIKANVTKPVVGYVAGFTAPEGKTMGHAGAIVSGSAGTAQAKKEALEAAGVKVGKTPSETATLLREVFAAL, encoded by the coding sequence ATGTCTATCTTTTTGAACAAGGACTCCAAGGTCATCGTTCAGGGCATCACCGGCGGCGAAGGCACCAAGCACACCGCCCTGATGCTCAAGGCCGGAACCCAGGTTGTCGGCGGCGTTAACGCCCGCAAGGCCGGAACCACCGTCGTCCACGGCGACGTGGAACTCCCCGTCTTCGGCACCGTCACCGAGGCCATGGACAAGACCGACGCAGACGTCTCCATCGTCTTCGTGCCGCCGGCCTTCACCAAGGACGCCGTCATGGAAGCGATCGACGCCGGCATCGGCCTCGTCGTCGTTATCACCGAAGGTGTCCCGGTCCAGGATTCCGCCGAGTTCTGGGCCCACGCCCAGTCCAAGGTGGATGCAGACGGCAACCAGGTCACCCGCATCATCGGCCCGAACTGCCCCGGCATCATCACTCCGGGTGAAGCCCTCGTGGGTATCACCCCGAACAACATCACCACCAAGGGCCCGATCGGCTTGGTCTCCAAGTCCGGCACCCTGACCTACCAGATGATGTACGAACTGCGGGACCTGGGCTTCTCCACCGCGATCGGCATCGGCGGCGACCCCGTCATCGGCACCACGCACATCGACGCCCTGGCCGCGTTCGAAGCTGACCCCGAGACCAAGGCCATCGTCATGATCGGTGAAATCGGCGGCGACGCCGAAGAGCGCGCAGCCGAGTTCATCAAGGCCAACGTCACCAAGCCCGTTGTGGGCTATGTTGCCGGCTTCACCGCTCCCGAAGGCAAGACCATGGGCCACGCAGGCGCCATTGTCTCCGGTTCCGCAGGAACCGCACAGGCCAAGAAGGAAGCTCTTGAAGCTGCCGGCGTGAAGGTCGGCAAGACGCCGTCCGAGACCGCCACCCTGCTGCGCGAAGTTTTCGCAGCGCTCTAA
- a CDS encoding inositol monophosphatase family protein, with protein MSVCATKDDFALAAELVRDAGALALRMRVQGLTATAKTTVSDVVTGADHAAEKLVVDRLRALRPEDGIIGEEGASVTGTSGRSWVIDPVDGTYNFFSGSTYWCSAIALKADGPHDSAGDPEVLLGAIYQPQEDRLWVGGEGHPATLNGAEIPPLQDAPLERLSAGTYLHPTWLRRPDVAGPWTAAASRTATIRMLGSGSCDLGSVASGRLGAWFQHSCPEWDWLPGKAIIRAAGGSTDVAVVNGFRWHIAGGAAAVREIHKALTSA; from the coding sequence ATGAGTGTCTGTGCAACAAAGGATGATTTCGCCCTGGCCGCCGAGCTGGTGCGCGACGCCGGGGCGCTGGCCCTGCGCATGCGCGTCCAGGGGCTGACCGCTACCGCCAAGACCACCGTGTCCGACGTCGTCACGGGCGCCGACCACGCGGCGGAAAAACTCGTGGTGGACCGGCTGCGGGCCCTGCGCCCCGAGGACGGAATCATCGGCGAAGAAGGGGCCAGCGTCACCGGCACCTCCGGCCGCTCCTGGGTCATCGATCCGGTGGACGGCACCTACAACTTCTTCTCCGGCTCCACCTACTGGTGCTCGGCCATCGCGCTGAAAGCCGACGGGCCCCACGACTCCGCCGGTGATCCCGAAGTGCTGCTCGGGGCCATCTACCAGCCGCAGGAAGACCGGCTTTGGGTTGGCGGCGAGGGGCATCCGGCCACTTTGAACGGCGCCGAAATCCCGCCCCTGCAGGATGCGCCGCTGGAACGGCTCAGCGCCGGCACGTACCTGCACCCCACCTGGCTGCGGCGTCCAGACGTCGCCGGCCCGTGGACGGCTGCCGCGTCGCGGACGGCGACCATCCGCATGCTCGGATCCGGCTCCTGCGACCTGGGCTCGGTCGCGTCCGGCCGCCTGGGCGCCTGGTTCCAGCACAGCTGTCCGGAATGGGACTGGCTACCGGGCAAGGCCATCATCCGGGCCGCCGGCGGCAGCACCGACGTCGCCGTCGTCAACGGCTTCCGCTGGCACATTGCGGGCGGCGCTGCGGCTGTCCGGGAAATCCACAAGGCCCTGACCTCGGCCTAA
- a CDS encoding MMPL family transporter, with protein sequence MNAGIVKSAKAAWITLLLSLAVIIGLFALPAQENEASTVGGLSDKYQTTQVNELLEEFPDAQESTALIVVSRTDGAPMTDADQAAIAEINAAAAELGAVGPPPQVPPIVSENKLVGLVPVTLKAAADDGDAVAAEVEALRGEISATAPEGLKAELTGGAAFTADLAGVFSGANFILLTVTAGVVALLLLVTYRSPWLWLVPLAVVATIEQAALKVVDLLAPVVGIDVDPSAVGITSVLVFGAATNYALLLIARYREELRIHESKYEAMGKALSRTREAIIASGGTVILALLVLLFTDTMSYRGLGFSAATGIVLAILSALFILPAALVLLGRKLFWPFVPKVGDAAREGKFWGKLGEVTARAPKRIAGAAVVVLLAAGGLLFNVQIGLSENEQFTEKPQAVTAAETLAEGFPAGSSSPVIVLVNSDSADAAVEELAALESVSGAEVASEHNGMTRIDVIDSYEPGTDGANAFIGDLRSDLAANPEYEALVGGEAAERVDQLAANQHDLTLVVTSVIILVFLVLLVLLRSIVAPVLLVASVLLTFVASTGISWFLFVNVLGFPALDTLTLLYSFIFLVALGVDYNIFLTTRARENAVTMGTKAGMLSALRSTGGVITSAGILLAAVFAVLGVLPLVTLTQVGITVAIGVLLDTLVVRTVIVPALAFILGEKFWWPSKPAQHGGTGGRHEAPAGDSGPRRELAPAGAHRAPGR encoded by the coding sequence ATGAACGCAGGGATAGTGAAATCGGCCAAAGCGGCCTGGATAACGCTGCTGCTGAGCCTGGCGGTCATCATTGGCCTCTTTGCTCTGCCGGCACAGGAAAACGAGGCGTCCACGGTGGGCGGCCTCAGCGACAAGTACCAGACCACCCAGGTCAACGAACTCCTGGAGGAATTCCCGGATGCCCAGGAATCCACGGCACTGATTGTCGTTTCCCGGACTGACGGGGCGCCCATGACGGACGCCGACCAGGCCGCCATCGCCGAAATCAACGCCGCCGCCGCCGAGCTGGGTGCCGTTGGCCCCCCGCCGCAGGTGCCGCCGATCGTCTCCGAAAACAAGCTCGTGGGACTGGTTCCGGTAACCCTGAAGGCGGCAGCCGACGACGGCGATGCCGTCGCCGCCGAGGTCGAAGCCCTGCGCGGGGAAATCTCCGCCACGGCACCCGAGGGGCTCAAGGCGGAGCTCACCGGCGGAGCAGCCTTCACCGCAGACCTGGCCGGGGTGTTCTCCGGTGCCAACTTCATCCTGCTGACCGTCACCGCCGGCGTGGTGGCCCTGCTCCTGCTCGTCACCTACCGCTCACCGTGGCTCTGGCTGGTTCCGCTGGCCGTGGTGGCAACCATTGAGCAGGCCGCCCTCAAGGTGGTTGACTTGCTGGCCCCGGTGGTCGGCATCGACGTGGACCCGTCCGCGGTTGGCATCACTTCCGTACTGGTCTTCGGTGCGGCCACCAACTATGCCCTGCTGCTGATTGCCCGCTACCGCGAGGAACTGCGCATCCACGAATCCAAGTACGAGGCCATGGGCAAGGCCCTCTCCCGGACGCGCGAAGCCATCATCGCCTCCGGCGGCACCGTGATCCTGGCGCTGCTGGTGCTGCTCTTCACCGACACCATGAGCTACCGCGGGCTGGGCTTCTCGGCGGCCACCGGCATTGTCCTGGCCATCCTCAGCGCACTCTTCATCCTGCCCGCAGCCCTGGTGCTGCTGGGGCGGAAGCTGTTCTGGCCGTTCGTGCCGAAGGTCGGCGACGCCGCCCGTGAAGGCAAGTTCTGGGGCAAGCTCGGCGAGGTCACGGCCCGTGCGCCCAAGCGCATTGCCGGCGCCGCCGTCGTCGTCCTGCTCGCCGCCGGAGGACTACTGTTCAATGTGCAGATCGGCCTGAGCGAAAACGAGCAGTTCACCGAAAAGCCGCAGGCCGTCACCGCAGCCGAAACCCTGGCCGAGGGCTTCCCGGCAGGCTCGTCCTCGCCGGTGATCGTGCTGGTGAACTCCGACAGTGCCGATGCGGCAGTGGAGGAACTCGCCGCGCTGGAGAGCGTTTCGGGTGCCGAGGTGGCTTCCGAGCACAACGGCATGACGCGCATCGACGTGATCGACAGTTATGAACCGGGCACCGACGGGGCCAACGCCTTCATCGGGGACCTTCGCTCCGATCTGGCCGCCAACCCGGAGTATGAAGCCCTGGTAGGCGGGGAAGCGGCCGAGCGGGTGGACCAGCTGGCTGCGAACCAGCACGACCTCACGCTGGTCGTCACCTCGGTGATCATCCTGGTCTTCCTGGTCCTGCTGGTGCTCCTGCGCAGTATCGTCGCTCCGGTGCTGCTGGTGGCGTCCGTGCTGCTGACCTTTGTGGCCAGCACCGGCATCAGCTGGTTCCTGTTCGTCAACGTGCTCGGCTTCCCGGCGCTGGACACGCTCACGCTGCTGTACAGCTTCATCTTCCTGGTGGCGCTGGGCGTTGACTACAACATCTTCCTGACCACCCGGGCCCGGGAGAACGCCGTCACCATGGGCACCAAGGCGGGCATGCTCAGCGCGCTGCGCTCCACCGGCGGGGTCATCACCAGTGCCGGCATCCTGCTGGCCGCAGTGTTCGCCGTGCTCGGCGTGCTGCCGCTGGTCACCCTGACCCAGGTGGGCATCACCGTGGCCATCGGCGTCCTGCTCGACACCCTGGTGGTGCGGACCGTCATTGTTCCGGCCCTGGCGTTCATCCTGGGCGAGAAGTTCTGGTGGCCGTCCAAGCCGGCCCAGCACGGCGGCACCGGCGGACGCCACGAGGCACCGGCGGGCGACTCCGGGCCGCGCCGGGAGCTTGCGCCGGCGGGGGCGCACCGCGCACCCGGCCGCTAG
- the pcrA gene encoding DNA helicase PcrA, with amino-acid sequence MDYLFDPYFSTAKTDSAKDSPAADGNAAGAGKDAGKDAGTGSDTGHAAGHPRQQAKPRVDEARAADLLQGLNPQQEEAVKHGGSPLLIVAGAGSGKTRVLSHRIAYLMATGRSNPGQILAITFTNKAAAEMRERIEALVGGVAKTMWISTFHSSCVRILRREAKSVGMNSNFSIYDSADSLRLITLVAKGLDLDPKRFTPKMIMHKISALKNELIDDETFAATANLSDPFEQAVADVYRGYTERMRSANAMDFDDLIAQTVYMFRAFPGVAEYYRRRFRHILVDEYQDTNHAQYALVRELVGVPGEGNTLDIPPAELTVVGDSDQSIYAFRGADVRNINDFEKDYPAARTILLEQNYRSTQTILNAANAVISRNPNRPEKRLWTAEGSGEKIIGYVGENEHDEARFIAEEIDRLQDEENLRPGDVAVFYRTNAQSRSLEDVLVRVGLPYKVVGGTRFYERKEIKDALAYLRVLVNADDVVNLRRILNEPKRGIGDRAEYSVAALAERERISFMAALRRAEEAPGLATRSLNAVNGFVKLIDDLAEVAAGSGASAALEAVLEQTGYLAQLRSSNDPQDESRVENLAELVAVVREYEKDNPEGSLGEFLEQVSLVADADSIPDAPEGSAEEVAAAVEESRQQGVVTLMTLHTAKGLEFPVVFLTGLEQGLFPHQRSATDPAELAEERRLAYVGLTRARKRLYITRSEVRSMWGQSQYNPASQFVGEIPQELIQWKREGMDRPTWGGSTSAGSSRYGGSHWGAGSGTGSGMGAGGNISAAPVAKAIGRVQPQKEVISVGVGDKVNHTSFGHGTVLAVEGTGDKTVAKVKFDVGEKRLLLRYAPLTKEA; translated from the coding sequence ATGGACTATCTTTTTGATCCGTACTTTTCAACGGCCAAGACCGACTCTGCCAAGGACTCCCCGGCTGCGGACGGCAACGCTGCCGGCGCGGGTAAGGACGCGGGCAAGGACGCCGGCACCGGCTCCGATACCGGGCACGCCGCCGGGCACCCGCGCCAGCAGGCCAAGCCCCGGGTGGATGAGGCCCGCGCCGCGGACCTGCTGCAGGGTCTGAACCCGCAGCAGGAGGAAGCGGTCAAGCACGGCGGCTCACCCCTGTTGATCGTGGCCGGGGCCGGGTCCGGAAAGACCCGGGTGCTCAGCCACCGGATCGCGTACCTGATGGCCACCGGACGCTCCAACCCCGGGCAGATCCTGGCGATTACCTTCACCAACAAGGCCGCTGCCGAAATGCGCGAGCGGATCGAAGCCCTGGTGGGCGGGGTCGCCAAGACCATGTGGATCTCCACCTTCCACTCCTCCTGCGTGCGGATCCTGCGCCGCGAGGCCAAATCCGTGGGCATGAACTCCAACTTCTCGATCTACGACTCTGCGGATTCGCTGCGCCTGATCACCCTGGTGGCGAAGGGCCTGGACCTGGACCCCAAGCGCTTCACGCCCAAAATGATCATGCACAAGATCTCGGCGCTGAAGAACGAACTGATCGACGATGAAACCTTCGCTGCCACAGCCAACCTGTCCGACCCGTTCGAGCAGGCCGTCGCCGACGTGTACCGGGGCTACACCGAGCGCATGCGCTCGGCCAACGCCATGGACTTCGATGACCTGATCGCGCAGACCGTGTACATGTTCCGGGCCTTCCCGGGAGTGGCCGAGTACTACCGCCGCCGGTTCCGCCACATCCTGGTGGACGAGTACCAGGACACCAACCACGCGCAGTATGCCCTGGTGCGCGAACTGGTGGGCGTGCCGGGGGAGGGCAACACCCTGGACATTCCGCCGGCCGAGCTCACCGTGGTGGGCGACTCCGACCAGTCCATCTATGCCTTCCGTGGCGCCGATGTGCGCAACATTAATGACTTCGAAAAGGATTACCCCGCCGCCCGCACCATCCTGCTGGAGCAGAACTACCGCTCCACGCAGACCATCCTGAACGCGGCTAATGCGGTCATCTCCCGCAATCCGAACCGGCCGGAGAAGCGCCTCTGGACGGCCGAGGGCAGCGGCGAAAAGATCATCGGCTATGTCGGCGAAAACGAGCACGACGAAGCGCGGTTCATCGCCGAGGAAATCGACCGCCTGCAGGACGAGGAAAACCTGCGTCCGGGCGACGTGGCGGTCTTTTACCGCACCAACGCCCAGTCGCGTTCCCTGGAAGACGTCCTGGTCCGCGTCGGGCTGCCCTACAAGGTGGTGGGCGGCACCCGGTTCTACGAACGCAAGGAAATCAAGGACGCCCTGGCGTACCTGCGGGTGCTCGTGAACGCCGACGACGTAGTGAACCTGCGCCGGATCCTGAACGAACCCAAGCGCGGCATCGGCGACCGCGCCGAATACTCGGTCGCGGCCCTGGCCGAACGGGAACGGATCTCCTTCATGGCGGCCCTGCGCCGGGCGGAGGAAGCCCCCGGCCTGGCCACCCGCTCGCTGAACGCCGTCAACGGCTTCGTCAAGCTCATCGACGACCTCGCCGAAGTGGCGGCCGGTTCCGGTGCCTCCGCGGCGCTGGAAGCGGTGCTGGAACAGACCGGCTACCTGGCGCAACTGCGGTCCTCCAACGATCCGCAGGACGAGTCCCGGGTGGAGAACCTGGCTGAACTGGTGGCAGTGGTCCGCGAATACGAAAAGGACAATCCCGAGGGCTCCCTGGGGGAGTTCCTGGAGCAGGTCTCCCTGGTCGCCGACGCAGACTCCATCCCCGATGCCCCGGAAGGCTCTGCCGAAGAGGTGGCCGCCGCCGTCGAGGAATCGCGCCAGCAGGGCGTCGTCACGCTGATGACCCTGCACACTGCCAAGGGCCTGGAATTCCCGGTGGTGTTCCTGACCGGGCTGGAGCAGGGACTGTTCCCGCACCAGCGCTCTGCCACCGATCCCGCCGAACTGGCCGAGGAGCGGCGGCTCGCCTATGTGGGCCTGACCCGGGCACGGAAGCGGCTCTACATCACCCGCTCCGAAGTGCGCAGCATGTGGGGACAGAGCCAGTACAACCCGGCCAGCCAGTTCGTGGGAGAGATCCCGCAGGAGCTGATCCAGTGGAAGCGCGAGGGGATGGACCGGCCCACCTGGGGCGGCAGCACCAGTGCCGGCTCCAGCCGGTATGGCGGTTCGCACTGGGGTGCCGGTTCCGGAACGGGTTCCGGCATGGGCGCCGGGGGCAACATTTCCGCCGCCCCGGTGGCCAAGGCCATCGGCCGGGTCCAGCCGCAGAAGGAAGTCATCTCGGTCGGCGTCGGTGACAAGGTCAACCACACCAGCTTCGGCCACGGAACCGTGCTGGCGGTGGAGGGAACCGGCGACAAGACGGTGGCAAAGGTTAAGTTCGACGTCGGCGAGAAGCGGCTGCTGCTGCGCTACGCCCCGCTGACCAAGGAAGCCTAA
- a CDS encoding sugar porter family MFS transporter — protein sequence MSTTLSPGDSAYKGANRHRGALGRASWIATLGGFLFGYDTGVINGALPFMQVDLGLTPFTEGLITSSLLFGAAFGALAAGQLADRFGRRRLLMVLAVVFLAGALGTAVAPSIAVMVVARVVLGLAVGGASAVVPMFLSELAPAARRGQMVTRDQLMIVTGQLAAFTTNAVIGNVWGEENHIWRWMLAVASIPAIALWIGIKFVPESPRWLAAQGRYPQMMAVLQKIRSSEDAQAEYDDVRALASHETTRRGSFKDFAEPWLFRVLLIGMGMSVVQQITGVNAIVYYGTQILADAGFGTEAALTANIANGIVSVAAAILGIWLLGKVGRRPMLITGLIGTSTTLALIGVASLTLAEGTARGFVVLSLTVLFLAFQQGAISPVTWLIIAEVFPLRVRGLGMGLSVFVQWMANFAVGFSFPMLMAGLGISNTFFIFVALGVCAILFVRRFMPETRGKSLEQLEAELKNAGSK from the coding sequence ATGTCCACAACTCTTTCCCCCGGCGACTCTGCCTACAAGGGCGCTAACCGCCACCGTGGTGCGCTGGGACGCGCCTCCTGGATTGCCACCCTCGGCGGCTTCCTTTTCGGCTATGACACCGGCGTCATCAACGGGGCGCTGCCTTTCATGCAGGTGGACCTGGGGCTCACCCCGTTCACCGAGGGCCTGATCACCTCCAGCCTGCTCTTCGGAGCGGCCTTCGGCGCCCTGGCGGCCGGACAGCTCGCCGACCGCTTCGGCCGCCGCCGGCTGCTCATGGTCCTGGCCGTGGTCTTCCTGGCCGGAGCCCTGGGCACTGCCGTCGCACCGTCCATCGCCGTGATGGTGGTGGCACGCGTGGTGCTGGGCCTGGCCGTGGGTGGCGCCTCCGCCGTCGTGCCGATGTTCCTCTCCGAACTTGCCCCCGCCGCCCGGCGCGGGCAGATGGTGACCCGCGACCAGCTGATGATCGTCACCGGCCAGCTGGCGGCGTTCACCACCAACGCCGTGATCGGCAATGTGTGGGGCGAGGAAAACCATATCTGGCGCTGGATGCTGGCCGTGGCCAGCATTCCCGCAATCGCGCTGTGGATCGGGATAAAGTTTGTGCCCGAGAGCCCGCGCTGGCTCGCGGCACAGGGCCGCTACCCGCAGATGATGGCGGTGCTGCAGAAGATCCGCAGCTCCGAGGACGCCCAGGCGGAGTACGACGACGTGCGCGCGCTGGCCAGCCACGAGACCACCCGCCGTGGTTCCTTCAAGGACTTCGCCGAACCGTGGCTGTTCCGGGTCCTGCTGATCGGCATGGGCATGTCGGTGGTCCAGCAGATCACCGGCGTGAACGCCATCGTCTACTACGGCACGCAGATCCTGGCCGACGCCGGCTTCGGCACCGAAGCCGCGCTGACCGCGAACATCGCCAACGGCATCGTTTCCGTTGCAGCCGCCATCCTGGGCATCTGGCTGCTGGGCAAGGTGGGCCGGCGGCCGATGCTGATCACCGGCCTGATCGGCACCTCCACCACGCTGGCCCTGATCGGCGTCGCCTCGCTCACGCTGGCCGAGGGCACCGCCCGCGGCTTTGTGGTGCTGTCCCTGACCGTGCTGTTCCTGGCCTTCCAGCAGGGTGCCATTTCGCCGGTGACCTGGCTGATCATCGCCGAGGTCTTCCCGCTGCGGGTCCGCGGGCTCGGGATGGGCCTTTCGGTGTTCGTGCAGTGGATGGCGAACTTCGCCGTCGGCTTCTCGTTCCCGATGCTGATGGCCGGGCTGGGCATCTCCAACACGTTCTTTATCTTCGTGGCCCTGGGCGTCTGCGCCATCCTGTTCGTGAGGCGCTTCATGCCCGAGACCCGCGGCAAGTCGCTGGAACAGCTCGAGGCCGAGCTCAAGAACGCCGGCAGCAAGTAG